One Halichondria panicea chromosome 3, odHalPani1.1, whole genome shotgun sequence genomic region harbors:
- the LOC135332944 gene encoding histone H2A-like: MSGRGKGGKARAKAKTRSARAGLQFPVGRVHRLLRQGHYAERIGAGAPVYLAAVMEYLAAEILELAGNAARDNKKQRINPRHLQLAIRNDEELNKLLAGVTIAQGGVLPNIQAILLPKKSGHSGKKSDSQSQEY; this comes from the coding sequence ATGTCTGGACGTGGAAAAGGAGGCAAAGCTCGTGCCAAGGCCAAGACTCGATCTGCCCGTGCTGGTCTACAGTTCCCCGTTGGTCGTGTTCATCGGCTTCTCAGACAAGGTCACTACGCTGAGAGAATCGGAGCTGGTGCTCCAGTCTACCTAGCAGCAGTCATGGAATATCTGGCAGCTGAGATTCTGGAGTTGGCTGGCAATGCAGCTCGTGACAATAAGAAACAGCGTATTAATCCAAGGCATCTTCAACTAGCCATCAGAAATGATGAGGAATTAAACAAGCTTCTTGCTGGTGTGACTATTGCACAGGGTGGTGTGCTTCCCAACATTCAAGCCATACTCCTGCCAAAGAAAAGTGGACACTCTGGAAAGAAGAGTGACTCTCAGAGCCAAGAATATTAA